A segment of the Acidimicrobiales bacterium genome:
GGCGGCCGCACACCCGACGCGCCCGCGCACCGCGGCGCGCCCGAGCCTTCGCACCCTTGCCGCCACCGTCGCCGCGGTGGAGCCCTCGGTGGTCGACATCCGCAGCGCCCTCTCCGAGGGCGGTGCGGCGGCCGGCACCGGGATCGTGCTCGACGGCGACGGTCTCGTCCTCACCAACAACCACGTCGTCCTCGACGCCGCCTCGCTGACCGTCACGACCGGCGGCTCGGCGAGCTACCCGGCGCACGTGATCGGGGTCGACCCGGCGAAGGACATCGCCCTCGTGCAGATCGACGGCCTCCACCGTCCGCTCGCCCCCGCACACCTCGGCGACTCCTCCGGGCTGCGGGTTGGGACGGCGGTGGTCGCGCTCGGGAACGTCCTCGGCCGCGGCGGGGTGCCGACACCGGCGACGGGCGTGGTGACGGCCAAGGGCCGCAGCATCTCCGCTTCCGACGACCTGTCGAGCAAGCCGGAGAAGCTCACCGGCCTCCTCGAGACCACCGTCGACATCCAAGAGGGCGACTCCGGTGGCCCGCTCGTCGACCTGCGGGGCCGCGTCGTCGGGATGGACACCGCGATGGCGACGGCCGACGGCGGCGACGCGGTGATCGGCTTCGCGATCCCGATTAACGAGGCGCGCGCCATCGCCCGGCTGATCACGCGGGGGAGGGCGGGGGACGGCATCGTCCTCGGGACCTCGTCGTTCCTCGGCGTCGAGTTCCCGCCCTCCGGCACGCTGCTCGCGAGCGCGCCGAAGGTGCCAGGGGCGCCGATCGAAGGGGTCGTCACCGACGGGCCGGCCGCGAAGGGCGGGCTCGAGGAAGGCGACGTGATCACCGCGCTCGGCGGCCGCCCGGTCACCAGCCCCGATGCCCTCCAGCAGCTCCTCCTCGCCTACCGTCCGGGCATGGCTGTCGGCATCGGCTACGTCGACCGCAGCGGGCGGCACACGGTGACGGTGACGCTCGGATCGACCGTCAAGTAGGTGGGCGCGCGCCGCGCCCGCCCCGAGGCGTGACCGCGGTGCCGCCGGCCGCGGAGGTACCGCGGACGCTGCGCCTGCACGCCGCGCGCTCGGGGGCGGTGCTCTCGCTCGCCCTCGTCTCGCTCACCGTCGGCTTCGCGCAGTTCGGCGCGGTCGCGTCCCTCGGTGAGGTGGCGCGCGCCTTCGGCCACCCG
Coding sequences within it:
- a CDS encoding trypsin-like peptidase domain-containing protein; this encodes MDDEAERQGERPGPPPPPPRLFDGEALAPSAAPRRRFLAVLLAVALLAGGIGAALGASVIRPQAAAHPTRPRTAARPSLRTLAATVAAVEPSVVDIRSALSEGGAAAGTGIVLDGDGLVLTNNHVVLDAASLTVTTGGSASYPAHVIGVDPAKDIALVQIDGLHRPLAPAHLGDSSGLRVGTAVVALGNVLGRGGVPTPATGVVTAKGRSISASDDLSSKPEKLTGLLETTVDIQEGDSGGPLVDLRGRVVGMDTAMATADGGDAVIGFAIPINEARAIARLITRGRAGDGIVLGTSSFLGVEFPPSGTLLASAPKVPGAPIEGVVTDGPAAKGGLEEGDVITALGGRPVTSPDALQQLLLAYRPGMAVGIGYVDRSGRHTVTVTLGSTVK